From Bradyrhizobium sp. AZCC 1610:
AGCGAAAACCCGAATTCCGGCCCGCGGAAAGGAATTGCCCCGCAGCCCGGCCCGGAGCGGGGATTTACACAACGCCTGTCCTTCGGCAAGGCCGTGGTGGCGTTCCGGCTTTTGCAGCCGCGCGCCGCGACGCGCGACGAAAGACGCATGGACGGGCTGTTTCACTGAGCGAAATTGACCGCTATTGAAATCACCCGCGTGTAAGGTTGCGGGAGCGATCAGGACAAGGTCAGGGGTGCGATGGTAAGGGCGTTGCGACAATGGCTGGAAACTCATGAACTGCCCGCGATCATCGCCGCCGTGCTCGGCGTGGTCGTGACGCTTTCCGTACTGATGGTGGTGGGCGGCTATCTCGCGGTGACGCCCTGAACCAATTTCATGTGACGCACGACCCTCACTTCCCGGTTCCGGCCGCAGCAAGAATGGGTGCCCAGCGTGCGATCTCGGATCGAACAAAGCGATCGAATGCGGCCGGGTTGCGTTCGTCCTTTGCCGGTATCGAGCCACCGAGCTGGGCAATCCGCTCGCGCACGACATCCTCATCAAGCGCCCGGTCGAGTGCATCGGAAAGCCTCGCGATGATTTCGGGCGAAACGCCCTTCGGCGCAAACAGTCCTGCCCAGACGCTCATCTCGTAGTTGATGCCGGCTTCCCTGGCGGTCGGAACGTCAGGCAGCGTTTCGAGGCGTTTCGCAGCCGAGGCCGCGAAGGCCTTGACTGAGCCCGCCAAAACCGACTCCGCCACGCTGACCGACTGCTCGCACATGAAGTCGACGTGACCGCCGACCAGATCGTTCAGTGCCGGGCCTGAACCACGATAGGCAACAAGCGCCGGCTTCGCGCCGATTTCCGCGGTGAACAGCAGACACGCCATATGTGAGGACGCGCCGATGCCGCCATGGGCCTGCTTCACCGCGTCGCCCCGTTGCCGCAGCGCTGCGACAAATTCCTTCAGGTCCTTTGCCGGGAAATCCTTCCGCGCGATAATGACTGCCGGAGAGTGGGCGGTGATGCCGATCGGCACGAAGTCGGCAACGGGATCGTATTTGAGGTTCGGCGTGAGCACCGGCGCCGCGACATGCGAGCCCATCGCCGCGGCAAGCAGGGTGTAGCCGTCGGGTGCGGCAGCCGCGACGCGCCCGCTGCCGACTGTGCCGCCGGCGCCGCTGACATTCTCGATGATGATGGATTGCCCGAGAGTCTTCGACATCTGGTTGGTGACGATGCGCGCAACGACGTCGCTGGCGCCTCCGGGAGGGAACGGCACGACCACCGTGATCGCTCTGGAGGGGTAGTCCTGCGCGCCTACCTCCCCGGCGATGCCAGCCAATACCATCGCAACCACGCAAGCTTTCCAGACACACGTGCCAGGTTTCATAACGCGCGCTCCTGTCCGCACTGCTGCGCGGTCACAAGTTTCCGTCACCGTTCAATATTTCCGCGACCTCGACCGAACGTCCCTCACGTGCCGAGAGAATGCCGGCGCGCACCACGGCGAGCGATCTCGTCGCCTCCTCGCCCCCGACTTCGTGCCGGCGCTGCCCGCGCGCCGCCGCGGCAAACTCCTCGAGCTCCTCGACCAGGGTGTCGTTGACTGTGCATGGCACCGCGACCGGCTGGTTTTCACCGCGCTTGAGCAGCCGGAGCCCATTGTGCAGATCGTAGAATGCGGTCATGTCCTTGCCGTAGACATTCATCAGGTAATACTCGGACGCCGAGGCGTAGCTTGCGTTCAGCGTCGAAAGCGCGCCGTTCGCATGCTGCAGGATCAGGCTCGCGACATCCGGATTGTCGCCGGGCAGCACCAGTTGCGCCGACTGCGCGTGTGCCGCATGGATCGGCCCGATCAGGTATGCGAGCACGTCGATGTAGTGGATCCCGATCTGGAGCATCACGCCGCCCGGCATGCCCGCGGCCTGGTAGCGCCAGGAGGTGAGATCGACCTTGCCGAGGCGGTCGCGGCTGATGTTCGCCTCGGCGTTGACGAGCTTGCCGAACCGGCCGGCCTCGATCTGCTGCCTGAGGTAGCGGAAATGGCTCTCGCGCCGCCGCTGATAGCCAAGCGCCAGCACCACGCCGGCCTTGCGACAGGCCTCGGTGATGGCGCGGCCGTCCGAGATGCTGTTGGCGATCGGCTTGTCCAGAAAGACGTGCTTGCCCGCCGCTGCGGCAGCGCAGGCCGTCGCCAGATGCACATCGTTCGGCGTGGTGTTGATGATTGCCTCGATCTCGGTATCGGCCAGCATCGCCTCGTAGCTCGCGGCCGGCCGGCAGCGGTATTTTGCCGCAAAATTCTTGCGTTTTTCATCGGACCGGGTGTAGCAGCTGCGGATCTCGAGCTTGCCCGAGCGCTGGATGGCGTCCGCCAGAACGTCGGACCACCATCCCATCCCGATACAAGCCACGCGGAGCGGATCGGCACTCATCACTTTGCCCTCCCCAATACTTTGCACCCACACGGCCGAGTTCGTCGGCTGGCTTCGGCCCCTGCAATGTCATTCCCAATTCGCGCCGATCGACTCGACGGCCATCTTGGCGATCCGCGTCAGGCGCTTGCTCTCGGCGACAAACATCGCAGCGCTCCGGTCGGGAGGGACAGGCGAATTGTGCGCCACCGCAACACCACCTTCAAGAAATAATACGCAACTTCCGGCTGCGATTTTGCACCCCACGCGTCGGCAAGGCAACCTATCCAAACTATGCGGCGCGAACATGGAAAGTTACGGGGATTCCGTGCCGACGGTCTCCCGATCGAACACGTCAGATGTGCTGCGCCATGATCCGGCCGGGCCGCGCGTCCGGACGGGGTTCGATATCGACCGACCAGAGGTCGCGGTTGTCGACGTCCTTCAACGTCACGGTCATGACTGCGGTCTTGCCGTCGATGTCGACGCGGCCGAAAAACTGCAAACCGAAACAGGGCGCGAGATTCTCGCCCTGCTCCGCGCTGCAGCCCTTCTGGAACATCGCCTTGGGACCGAACGTATTGTCGAGCGGGGCCGGCGCCCAGGTGCCCGCATGCAGCGGGCCGGAGACGAACTCCCAGAACGGTTCGAAATCCTGATAGGCCGCGCGGTTCGGATCGTAAAGATGCGCGGCCGTGTAGTGCATGTCGGCAGTCAGCCACACCGTGTTGCGGATGCCGGCGCGCTTCATGAACGACAACAGATCCGCAATCTCGTGCTCGCGCCGTTCCGGCGGGCCGTCGCCGAGGGCAATGGCATCCTCGCTGACCAGGCCGATCGGCATGTCGGCGGCGATCACTTTCCAGGTGGCATTGGAGGCCACGAGTTCGCGCTTCAGCCAGGCCAATTGCACCGCGCCGAGAATGCAGGTCTCGCTCTGGTCGTCGCGCTTGTTAAAGGTGGAATCGCGGTAGCTGCGCATGTCGATCATGAAGACGTCGAGCAGCGGACCGTAAGCGATCTTGCGATAGATGCGGCCGTCCTGGGCGGGCGTCACCCGCATCGGCATGAATTCATGGAACGCGCGGCGCGCCCGCGCGACCAGCCGTGAGGTGCCGTCCTCGGCATAGCCGGTCTCGTCGGCGGTGCCGATTGGCGCCCAATCGTTGGTGACCTCGTGATCGTCCCATTGCGCGAACATCGGCACCTCAGCGTTGAAGGCGCGCAGATTGTCGTCGAGCAGATTATATTTGTAGTTGGCGCGGAACTGTTCGAGGCTGTGCGCCACCACGGATTTCTGTTCGGTGACGATGTTTCGCCAGACCTCGCCGTTGGGCAGCTTCAGTTCACGTTCCACCGGACAATCGGCGTAGATGTGGTCGCCGGAATGGATGAAGAAGTCCGGACGATTGCCGAGCATGGTGCGGTAGGTCCGCATGCCGCCGCGCGAGGGATCGATGCCCCAGCCCTGGCCAGCGGTATCGCCAGACCACACGAACGAAATATTGCTTCGCGCGGTGGGCGCGGTGCGGAAATGCCCGACCTGCGTCTCGCCTTCGATGCCGCTCTCGCTGATATCGTCGAAGCGCACGCGATAGAAAATGTCCTGCCCCGCCGGCAACCCATCGAGCAGAACTTTTGAGACGAAGTCGCTGGCCGGCAAGGCATCGGCGGTAGCCGAACGAATGATGGTCTTGAAACTCTCGACAACAGAACATTCCACCTGCATCCGCGCCGGCCGGTCGGCGCGTGCCCAGATCACGGCAGAGTTGGCGGAGACGTCGCCCGACTGGATTCCGCTGGCGATAAGCGGACGGTCCGCGGCACGGCTGACGTAGGGCCTGGCGAGGCTGCCGAGACCGGCAACGGCGAATGTTGCCGCGGAGCGGACCAGCAATTGACGCCGGCTCACAGCTTGTCCGGCGCGTATCGCAATCGGCATCGAAGCACCCTCGTCGAATCACGACGAAGGTGTGCCCGAGCAATTTGAATGTAGGCCGAAGGTTTTACGACAGGTGGATGACGTGGAATCGTAGGATGGGTAGAGCGCAGCGAAACCCATCATGCTTCTGCGCAAGGATTGATGGGTATCGCTTCGCTCCACCCATCCTACAAATGAACTACCGCTGCCAGTCGCAGATGCCGCCGGACTTGCACGGCCAGGTCTGGATCCGCGTATCGCGCGCCTGCGCGTCGAGCGGATTGGTATGGCGGCGCGCCAGCTTGGTGCGGGCCGCACCGCGCGGCTTCTCGACGCGCTCCTGCACAACGCGGGGCTTCTCCACGCGCTCCCGCACAACGCGCGTTTTGCGCTCGGCGGTCCGGGGCACAACCACGCGCTCCGTCTTTACCACCTTGCGATCGGTTCTGGCCTCGATCCGGACAGGGGCGAATCGTGTCTCCGGGCCGAGCCGCTTCGGCGAGAGCAACGCTTGGGAAGGATCGAGGCCGAAGAGCTCGCCTGCGCGGTACTCGTCGGCCAGCGCGGCGCTGCCCGACATCAGGAGCCCCGTGCAAAGTGCTGCCGCAATAGCGCTTTTCAGGACCATCGAAGGCCTCCTGAAATCAACCAAAGACTGTATGAACAGCCACCATGTAGGCAGCCGGCCAGACAATTCCAGCTGTTCCCGCCCTCAAGGTTACTGGTGAGCGATCCCGACCGTGAAGAAGTTCACGTGCCGGATTAACTGCCCCTACTCGGCTGCCTGCGCCACCGGCTGGCCGATCGCGGCTTCCAGGCGCGCGCATTCTCCGCGGAACTTCGCGACATTGGCTTCCTTGACATGGCCGTAGCCGCGAACGAGTTCCGCGGACTTCGCCAGCGCCACCAGACGCGGCCAGTCATGCGGCTTCGCCTTGTCGAGATGGCGGAAGATCATTGCGGAATACTCGCCCGGCAAGGCCCGCTCCGTCCGCCGTTCGGCCGTGTAGCCGAACGGATCGAATGCGGTGCCGCGCAGGAACTTGAACCGCGTCAGGAGTTCGAAGGCGCGGAAGATCCAGCCGCCGAACTCGCGCTTGCGCAAATGGCCGGTCGCCCTGTCGCGCGAAGCCAGCAGCGGCGGCGCGAGGCTGACCTTGACGCTCGCGTCGCCGTCGAACTGTTCCTTCAGCACCCTGGCAAACTCGCCATCGGAATAAAGCCGGGCGACTTCGTACTCGTCCTTGTAGGCCATCAGCTTGAACAGGCCCTTTGCAAAGGCCTCGGTGAGGTCATGCGAACCGGGCGAGCCTTTTGCTTCGGCGGTGCGAACGCGCTCGACTTCCGTCAGGTAGTGCTTCGAATAGGCCTCATTCTGGTACTCGGTCAGGAATTTTGCGCGGAACGCGATGCTCTCGTCGAGCGTGCGCTTGACCGGTACCGCACCCGAACTCTTGAAGCGCGCGGCGCTGACGACGCGCGGCAGATCGTGCGCGGCGAGCCGCCCCCAGGAGAACGCCAGCTTGTTCATCTCGATCGCGGCGCCATTGAGGTCGATCGCCTTCATGATCGCCTCCAGCGAAAGGGGTATCGCGCCGCGCTGGAACGCGAAACCAAGCATGAAGGCGTTGGTGGCGATGCTGTCGCCCATCAGCGCGGTGGCAAGCCCGGTCGCGTCCAGAATGTCGAGATCGGAGGCGCTGATGGCCTCGTTGAGCGACTCGCGCATCGTCCCCGCCTCGAAATCGATATCGGGATTAATGACGAAGCTCGCCGTCGGCAACAGGTCGGCATTGACGATCGCGCGTGTCACGCCGCGCTCGGCCCGGCTCAACGCCGGAATGCTGGTGGCGACGACAATGTCGCAGCCGAGGATGAGGTTGGCGCCGCCGGGTGCGATGCGGACGGTTGAGAGGTCGTCAGCCTCGGGCGCGATGCGGACGTGGCTCATGACCGCGCCGTTCTTCTGCGAGAGCCCTGTGAAATCGAGCGTCGAGCACGCCAGGCCCTCGACATGGGCTGCCATGCCGAGCAGCGCGCCGATGGTAATGACGCCGGTGCCGCCGATCCCGGTAACGAGGATGTTGTAGGCGCCATCGAGCGCAGGCGTGGCCGGCAGCGGCAGATCGGCGAACAGCGCGGACGGATCGGCCGCGGTACGATCGGCCTTCCTCAGTTTGCCGCCGTGCACGGTGACAAAACTCGGGCAAAAGCCCTCGATGCAGGAAAAGTCCTTGTTGCAGTTCGACTGGTCGATCCGCCGCTTGCGGCCGAACTCGGTCTCCAGAGGCTGCACGGAGACGCAGTTGGAAACAGCCGAGCAATCGCCGCAGCCTTCGCAGACACGCTCGTTGATGAAGACGCGCTTCGGCGGATCCGGATAGAGCCCGCGCTTGCGGCGGCGGCGCTTCTCCGCCGCACAGGTCTGGTCGTAGATCAGGACGGTCAGGCCCTTGACCTCGCGCAGTTCCTTTTGCACCGCGTCGAGTTCGCGGCGATGATGAACGGTCGCGCCTGCCGGGAAGTAATTGCTGGGATATTTCTCCGGATCGTCGGAGACGATGACGAGGCGCTTCGCCCCTTCCGCCGAAACCTGGTGCGCGATCTGCGACACCGTCAGCCCGCCCTCGGCCGGTTGGCCGCCGGTCATCGCCACCGCGTCATTATAGAGGATCTTGTAGGTGATGTTGACGCCGGAAGCCGCCGCCGCGCGGATCGCCAGCAGGCCGGAATGGGTGTAGGTGCCATCGCCCAGATTCTGGAACACGTGTTGTTCGCTGGTGAACGGCGCCTGCCCGATCCAGCTGACGCCTTCCGCGCCCATATGCGAGATCGTCTGCGTGCGGCGGTTCGGCACCGACAGCGCCATGCCGTGACAGCCGATGCCGGCCATGGCGCGGCTGCCCTCGGGGATCTTGGTCGAGGTGTTGTGCGGACAGCCCGAACAGAAATACGGCGTGCGCTGCAGTTTGGCGGCGCCAATGCCCTCCGCCGGCCGGTCGAACGCTTCGAGCTTCGCAAGACGCTGCTCCAGCGCCGGGCTGCGATGGCCGAGTTTGCGCAACCGCGCGACCACCGCCGCAGCGACCATGGTCGGCGTCAGTTCGCCCTCGCTCGGCAATAGCATCGCACCGCTCTCGTCGCGCTTGCCGACCACGGAGGGTCGCTTCGAGGCATCCACATTGTAGAGAATGCGAAGGAGCTGATCCTCGATGAAACCGCGCTTCTCCTCGACCACAAGAACATCCTGCAAACCTTCGGCGAACGCCTTTGCTCCGGATTCCTCCAGCGGCCAGGTCAGCGCGACCTTGTAGATGCGAAGTCCCAGCGCCTGCGCCTCGGCGTCTGATATCCCGAGATCGGCCAGCGCCTGCCGGAGATCGAGATAGGCCTTGCCGGTCGCCATGATGCCGAGCCGCGCCGGCTTCGAATCCAGCACGATGCGGTCGAAGCGGTTGACACGCGTGAACGCCGCCACCGCCTGCATCTTCGGGCCGTGCAGCCGCCGCTCCTGCTCCAGCGGTCCATCCGGCCAGCGGATCGAAAGCCCGCCCGGCGGCATTTCGAAATCATCGGGCAAAATGATCTTGATGCGATCGGGATCGCTGACGATCGAGGCCGAGCTTTCAACGGTTTCGGAAATCGCCTTGAAGCCGACCCAGCAACTTGAGTAGCGCGACAGCGCAAAGCCCAAAATGCCGAGATCGAGATAATCCTGCAGCGTTGCCGGGTTGACCACCGGCATCAATGCTGCGGCAAACACCTGCTCGCTCTGATGGGCCAGCGTGGAGGACTGGCAGCCATGGTCGTCGCCGGCGAGCGCAATCACGCCGCCATTCGGCGAGGTGCCGGCGGAGTTGGCGTGCTTGAGCGCATCGACGGAACGATCGACGCCGGGGCCCTTGCCGTACCAGATGCCGAATACGCCATCGACCTTGGCGCCGGGGAACATGCCGACCTGCTGGCTGCCCCACACCGCCGTTGCCGCCAGATCCTCATTGAGGCCCGGTGCGAACTCGATGTCATGCTGCTTGAGGAAGGATTTCGCGCGCCACAGCGCGTGGTCGTACATGCCGAGCGGCGAGCCGCGGTATCCGGAGATGAAGCCTGCGGTGTTGAGTCCCGCTGCGCGGTCGCGTTCGCGCTGCAACATCGGAAGGCGGACCAGCGCCTGCGTACCGGACAGAAAAATCCTTTTCGCATCCAGACGATACTTGTCGTCCAGACCAACTTCCATCAATGCCATTCGTCCGCTCCCCGTCGCGCGTTCCGCCGGTTATTTGAACCGGTCTAATTGCGAACAGAATGCACCGGTTTTGCTATGCGTGCCCAGCGTGAATCCATGGCCGCATGGCATATCTCGCCCGTCTTGTGGATCGCTCTTGCCGAAATCCGCCTTCTTTGAAACGCTTGGGAGTAAAGGGAGACCAGGGATGACAGAAGCGGCGTTCACGACCGAGATATTGGAAAGCGGCAATCTGCTGGTGGGGCCATGGCGGAGCCCCAGGCAGATGCTTCACGCGCAGGTCTACGACTCCCACGCCTCGATCCACGACGATGCGACCGCGCAAAAGCTCGGGTTTCAGGGCGGCACCATCGAGGGCCCGACCCATTTCAGCCAGTTCGCGCCGTTGTGCGAGCGGATCTGGGGCCAGGCCTGGTTCGAGACCGGATGCCTGTCGGCGCATTACCGCAACCCCGCCTTCGAGGGCGAGGAAGTGCAGGCCAATATCGAACAGCCGAAGCCGGGACAGACGATCTGCGCGATCGGCATGACCAAGCGCGACGGCACCGAAATTCTGCGCGGCACCGCTTCCGTCGGCGACGTGACAGAAACCGCGTTAAGCCGGCGGCTCGGTGAACTCAAGCCCCTCGCCGATCCCGTCATTCTCGCCGACCTCAAGGTCGGCATGAAGACACCGCGGCAGACGGTCAGAATGGATTTCGACCAGCACATGGGCGACCTCTATCCGTTTTCGCTTGAGCAGAAACTGAAGGTCATCACCGAGCCCTCGGCGTACTACTCGCAGGAGCTCAATCCCTGGGGTCGCGCCATCATCCCCATGGAGATGCTGAGCGTGCTGTTTCAATACCGCGCCCGCGAGGACCGGCTGCCGATCCGCGGACCCGCGGTCGGACTGTTCGCCGATCAGGAAATCCGCCTGCTCCGCGGCCCATTATTCGCAGGTGAGAGCTACGCGACCGAGCGCGAAGTGGTCGCGCTCAGCGGCAGCCGCCGCACCGAGAGCGTGTGGGTGCGCACGACGGTGTTCGGAGTCGACGACGCGCCGGTCGCCACCATGTTGCTGAACATGGCGAGCATCAAGGACTCCTACGCCAATTACGATCAGGAGCACAAAGCGCTCTATGGCTAGATGAGCCTGATCGGCTATCGCCAACAAGGACAACAACAAAATGGCCCGCCTGCCCTATCTCGAAGCCGATCAGGTTGCTCCTGAGTACCGCGACATGCTCAAGCGCAACACGAACCTGCACAAGCTGTTGGTGAACTCGCCGGACATGGCGCGCGCCTTCAACGGCGTCGGCGGCTACATCCGCTTCAAGAGCAAGCTCGACCCGCGCCTGCGTGAACTCGCGATCCTCCAGGTCGGCTGGATGGAGAAATCGGAGTACGAGTTCACCCATCACGTGAAGATCGGCAAGGAGTTCGGCGTTACCGACGACGATATCGAAGGCCTGATGGCCGAGACCGAGGGCAAGCCCTCCAAGCTCGAGCCGCTGGCAAAAGCGATTTTGCGCGGCGCCCGTGAGATGGTGCGGGAACTGGCGATGTCGGAGGCGACCTTTGCCGAGATCAAGAAGCAACTCTCCGACGAGCACATGGTCGACCTCGTGCTCACCATCGCCTTCTACTGCGCTGTGGTGCGCGTGCTGGCGACGATGAAGATCGACAACGAGCCCTATTACAAAGAGGTACTGCAACAGTACCCGATCCCGGGAGTGGAATGAGATGCGCCTGAAAGATCGTGTCGCCATCGTCGTCGGCGCCGGCCAGAGCCCGGGCGAAGGCATTGGCAACGGCCGCGCCACCGCGCTGACCTTTGCGCGCGAAGGCGCCAGGGTGTTGTGCGTCGATCACAATCTGGCCTCCGCCCAAGAGACGGTCGACCTGATCGCCGCCAAGGATGGCACCGCGGCGGCGTTCAAGGCCGACGTCACCAAAAATGCCGACCTCAAGGCGATGGTGGAGGATGCGAAAGGACGCTGGGGCCGCATCGATATTCTGCACAATAATGTCGGCGTCAGCCTGTCCGGCGGCGACGCCGAACTGCTCGACATATCGGAGGAAGCGTTCGACCGCTGCGTCGCGATCAACCTGAAGAGCTGCGTGTGGGCCGCCAAGCACGTGATCCCGATCATGCGGGCGCAAAAAAGCGGCGCGATCATCAATATCTCGTCGATGGCCGCGATCACGACCTATCCTTACGTGGCCTACAAGGCGACCAAGTCGGCGATGATCGCCTTCACCGAGCAGCTCGCCTACCAGAACGCGCAATATGGCATCCGCGCCAACGTCATCCTGCCGGGGCTGATGAATACGCCGATGGCGGTCGACACCCGCGCGCGCGAGTTCAAGAAGAGCCGCGCCGAAGTCGAGGCCGAACGCGATGCCAAGGTGCCGCTGCGCCACAAGATGGGCACCGGCTGGGACGTCGCCAACGCCGCGCTATTTCTCGCATCCGATGAAGCGAGTTTTATTACCGGCGTGACACTGCCGGTCGATGGCGGAGCGAGTGTGCAGCGGGGATAGACCGCTGCGCCCGACAGCCGTGTTCCTACGGGGCCACCCGTTTACCTTTGGTTAGTAACTTTCTCTTAAGGGTTGCGGCGATCGGGCGGTTTTTTCGACGCGCCCCTGCTCACGCGACCTGCGCCAGCGTAATTTGTTTTTGGCCGCCCGCGTGATTCGACAACATCGACCAATTCCAATGACACGATGATGTGACAGCGCATCGTCGCTTGTCGAAATACCGACTCGTTGCGGTCGCACGAACTTCACGTGCGCTCGCTATCACGCGCCACAAGAATTGTGGCAAGCGCTGCAAGAATGCCGAGGTACCATGAACGAAGAATTCGACTATGAGCTGACGCCGTCCCAGTGGGAAGCATTGAAGGCATTGCGCACGCCTGCTTCGCGGCTGCCGCGCATGAGCCACTACACGATCGACGGCCTGATCGCGCTCGAACTCGCCACCATGAACGGCGATGCGCCCGCCATTACGGCGAAGGGACGCAAGGTGCTGATTCGCGGCTCGTCGCTTTTGTTACAGGATCTGGCGGCGTGATGCCTCCGTGTCCCGGACGCAGTGCAGCGTGCAAACGCTGCTCCGCAGAGCCGGGACCCACGGCCGCGGTGTATGACCCCGGTTCTGCAGCGC
This genomic window contains:
- a CDS encoding Bug family tripartite tricarboxylate transporter substrate binding protein, with the protein product MKPGTCVWKACVVAMVLAGIAGEVGAQDYPSRAITVVVPFPPGGASDVVARIVTNQMSKTLGQSIIIENVSGAGGTVGSGRVAAAAPDGYTLLAAAMGSHVAAPVLTPNLKYDPVADFVPIGITAHSPAVIIARKDFPAKDLKEFVAALRQRGDAVKQAHGGIGASSHMACLLFTAEIGAKPALVAYRGSGPALNDLVGGHVDFMCEQSVSVAESVLAGSVKAFAASAAKRLETLPDVPTAREAGINYEMSVWAGLFAPKGVSPEIIARLSDALDRALDEDVVRERIAQLGGSIPAKDERNPAAFDRFVRSEIARWAPILAAAGTGK
- a CDS encoding Gfo/Idh/MocA family protein, with the translated sequence MSADPLRVACIGMGWWSDVLADAIQRSGKLEIRSCYTRSDEKRKNFAAKYRCRPAASYEAMLADTEIEAIINTTPNDVHLATACAAAAAGKHVFLDKPIANSISDGRAITEACRKAGVVLALGYQRRRESHFRYLRQQIEAGRFGKLVNAEANISRDRLGKVDLTSWRYQAAGMPGGVMLQIGIHYIDVLAYLIGPIHAAHAQSAQLVLPGDNPDVASLILQHANGALSTLNASYASASEYYLMNVYGKDMTAFYDLHNGLRLLKRGENQPVAVPCTVNDTLVEELEEFAAAARGQRRHEVGGEEATRSLAVVRAGILSAREGRSVEVAEILNGDGNL
- a CDS encoding alkaline phosphatase D family protein, whose protein sequence is MPIAIRAGQAVSRRQLLVRSAATFAVAGLGSLARPYVSRAADRPLIASGIQSGDVSANSAVIWARADRPARMQVECSVVESFKTIIRSATADALPASDFVSKVLLDGLPAGQDIFYRVRFDDISESGIEGETQVGHFRTAPTARSNISFVWSGDTAGQGWGIDPSRGGMRTYRTMLGNRPDFFIHSGDHIYADCPVERELKLPNGEVWRNIVTEQKSVVAHSLEQFRANYKYNLLDDNLRAFNAEVPMFAQWDDHEVTNDWAPIGTADETGYAEDGTSRLVARARRAFHEFMPMRVTPAQDGRIYRKIAYGPLLDVFMIDMRSYRDSTFNKRDDQSETCILGAVQLAWLKRELVASNATWKVIAADMPIGLVSEDAIALGDGPPERREHEIADLLSFMKRAGIRNTVWLTADMHYTAAHLYDPNRAAYQDFEPFWEFVSGPLHAGTWAPAPLDNTFGPKAMFQKGCSAEQGENLAPCFGLQFFGRVDIDGKTAVMTVTLKDVDNRDLWSVDIEPRPDARPGRIMAQHI
- a CDS encoding indolepyruvate ferredoxin oxidoreductase family protein produces the protein MALMEVGLDDKYRLDAKRIFLSGTQALVRLPMLQRERDRAAGLNTAGFISGYRGSPLGMYDHALWRAKSFLKQHDIEFAPGLNEDLAATAVWGSQQVGMFPGAKVDGVFGIWYGKGPGVDRSVDALKHANSAGTSPNGGVIALAGDDHGCQSSTLAHQSEQVFAAALMPVVNPATLQDYLDLGILGFALSRYSSCWVGFKAISETVESSASIVSDPDRIKIILPDDFEMPPGGLSIRWPDGPLEQERRLHGPKMQAVAAFTRVNRFDRIVLDSKPARLGIMATGKAYLDLRQALADLGISDAEAQALGLRIYKVALTWPLEESGAKAFAEGLQDVLVVEEKRGFIEDQLLRILYNVDASKRPSVVGKRDESGAMLLPSEGELTPTMVAAAVVARLRKLGHRSPALEQRLAKLEAFDRPAEGIGAAKLQRTPYFCSGCPHNTSTKIPEGSRAMAGIGCHGMALSVPNRRTQTISHMGAEGVSWIGQAPFTSEQHVFQNLGDGTYTHSGLLAIRAAAASGVNITYKILYNDAVAMTGGQPAEGGLTVSQIAHQVSAEGAKRLVIVSDDPEKYPSNYFPAGATVHHRRELDAVQKELREVKGLTVLIYDQTCAAEKRRRRKRGLYPDPPKRVFINERVCEGCGDCSAVSNCVSVQPLETEFGRKRRIDQSNCNKDFSCIEGFCPSFVTVHGGKLRKADRTAADPSALFADLPLPATPALDGAYNILVTGIGGTGVITIGALLGMAAHVEGLACSTLDFTGLSQKNGAVMSHVRIAPEADDLSTVRIAPGGANLILGCDIVVATSIPALSRAERGVTRAIVNADLLPTASFVINPDIDFEAGTMRESLNEAISASDLDILDATGLATALMGDSIATNAFMLGFAFQRGAIPLSLEAIMKAIDLNGAAIEMNKLAFSWGRLAAHDLPRVVSAARFKSSGAVPVKRTLDESIAFRAKFLTEYQNEAYSKHYLTEVERVRTAEAKGSPGSHDLTEAFAKGLFKLMAYKDEYEVARLYSDGEFARVLKEQFDGDASVKVSLAPPLLASRDRATGHLRKREFGGWIFRAFELLTRFKFLRGTAFDPFGYTAERRTERALPGEYSAMIFRHLDKAKPHDWPRLVALAKSAELVRGYGHVKEANVAKFRGECARLEAAIGQPVAQAAE
- a CDS encoding carboxymuconolactone decarboxylase family protein, with protein sequence MARLPYLEADQVAPEYRDMLKRNTNLHKLLVNSPDMARAFNGVGGYIRFKSKLDPRLRELAILQVGWMEKSEYEFTHHVKIGKEFGVTDDDIEGLMAETEGKPSKLEPLAKAILRGAREMVRELAMSEATFAEIKKQLSDEHMVDLVLTIAFYCAVVRVLATMKIDNEPYYKEVLQQYPIPGVE
- a CDS encoding SDR family NAD(P)-dependent oxidoreductase, which gives rise to MRLKDRVAIVVGAGQSPGEGIGNGRATALTFAREGARVLCVDHNLASAQETVDLIAAKDGTAAAFKADVTKNADLKAMVEDAKGRWGRIDILHNNVGVSLSGGDAELLDISEEAFDRCVAINLKSCVWAAKHVIPIMRAQKSGAIINISSMAAITTYPYVAYKATKSAMIAFTEQLAYQNAQYGIRANVILPGLMNTPMAVDTRAREFKKSRAEVEAERDAKVPLRHKMGTGWDVANAALFLASDEASFITGVTLPVDGGASVQRG